TCTTGACCTGATTCACCTGGTGCCCTAAACTTAACCTGACCCAATCTCTATTAACGTTCCAATAAGACTTCCTCCCTCAATATCTGTTTTCCCAGGTGTTGCTTTTCCGGCAATTGTAACATCACCATCGTATATACACGTCACCCTTTGTGGAATGGGATAGTGGTGGGTCAACTTACATCGATAGGATTTCCTCAGGTGTATTTTCTGGTTCACCCTTTTTTGCCTGCAATACGCATTTGAGAATGTTCAGTTTAGAATGAAATATTAAATGGGAATAACAGCAAAACAGTATATAACTTCATTAATAATCCTGCACAAACCATAGATAAATCAAGCAAGGAAGTTGAAGAAACCACCCACCATAAGAATAAATCCAGGAGTGTCAATAATAGTGAGATTGGGACCATGTGCATACTCAGTTCTCATGACAATCAGCTTAGAAGAAACTGTGGTTTTAGTCTTGTTCAAAAGAGCCTCTGTCCTCGTTTTATTAGTGTCAGCAATCTTAGATGCTGATGAAACCGGATTTCCATATTTTTCAGAATCCTCTTCCTGTATTCAACCAATATGTAAGTAAGATGATACACTTGGAATGCAAACCACCTTCAGATAGAAAATGAACATGCACATGTAGTTAAAGCTTCTAAAATGCAAAACGAATACAAATTCATGGTTCTTAACTCTTACATTACCATTAGCATTCTCACAGAATTCAATTTCCTTTTCAGAAAATGAGAATCCAAAATCAGATACATACAATTTCAAACACAATATTAGAAACAATTCCAACTCTGTCTTGTCCTAAACAAATCTCATAGAAATTTTACACAAATTTAACAACTAATATCGTGAAATTTTCCCCTAATTTCAGAtttcttcaaaatcaaaacaaaataaattcaatAATTACCAAAACACAAGATCAATTTCCAAAGACATCCTCAGTAATAACAAAAGCAAGCACAAACAAGCGTATCTCAACCTAGAACGAAGATGATCCAAGTTACCACCAATAAACCAAGGAGTAGTGAAATTTTCTTTCACCGATTCAGATTCAAATCTCAATTCTCAAAGTTCTGATCTAGTATTTCATAAGCTGATAAAATCTAAATTCAATGTAGTCTCACATTAGATTGAAATCTCTGAGCAAGAGGTCTCACCTGGAATCGACAACGAGGCTCAACAGCAGAATCATCGTGTACCATTTGAAGAATGAGAGGTCTACGAGGTCCCATTTCAACTTCACGAACATTAAATCGGAAACCAAGAAGAGCTTCAAGAAGAGAACTCTTACCATCAGATTGACCTCAGATTACTATTATTTTA
Above is a genomic segment from Papaver somniferum cultivar HN1 chromosome 10, ASM357369v1, whole genome shotgun sequence containing:
- the LOC113315272 gene encoding dynamin-related protein 5A-like, whose product is MGPRRPLILQMVHDDSAVEPRCRFQEEDSEKYGNPVSSASKIADTNKTRTEALLNKTKTTVSSKLIVMRTEYAHGPNLTIIDTPGFILMAKKGEPENTPEEILSIYAATENVENFIYGSEGVSYHRMLEIMEDDAMDGFVLTTTTQIKDEDMI